The following proteins come from a genomic window of Achromobacter deleyi:
- a CDS encoding cytochrome has protein sequence MPIPSPLDPLQAVTHANPYPYYAALARDHPLYHDARLGLWVASGPRTILALMRHPAARVRPVAKPVPPGIAAGPAGQLFSRFLRMNDGPPQALLKPLLSEFLAQQARQARDPAWPRLDAGQDSTRTPDPAAIDRFLSAAPVLAQACFIGLPDTLAADCARDIGDFLAALPLAAPDARIAAGHAAAERLAARLRAHLDDPAAAPALRELRRRGIDAGLESALLAANLAGLLFQSCDAGAGLLGNALLRAGRHGAAADLTVAQALALVDATLREDPPIHNTRRFLAEAIDLDGQCLEAGATVLLVLAAAAMAQPDAHWTFGALGHACPGRDLARRHAAGALVHLLRAGVDGRALAARARYRPLPNARIPQFDFTEEPTP, from the coding sequence ATGCCCATCCCTTCGCCGCTCGATCCGCTCCAGGCGGTGACGCACGCCAACCCCTATCCCTATTACGCCGCGCTGGCCAGGGACCACCCGCTGTACCACGACGCGCGGCTGGGCCTGTGGGTCGCCAGCGGGCCGCGGACGATCCTGGCGCTCATGCGCCATCCCGCCGCGCGCGTGCGCCCTGTCGCCAAGCCGGTGCCACCAGGCATCGCGGCGGGCCCGGCGGGCCAGTTGTTCAGCCGCTTCCTGCGGATGAACGACGGGCCGCCGCAAGCCCTGCTCAAACCCTTGCTGAGCGAATTCCTCGCGCAACAGGCGCGGCAGGCGCGCGATCCCGCGTGGCCGCGACTGGATGCGGGGCAGGATTCAACGCGGACACCCGATCCCGCCGCCATCGACCGCTTCCTGTCTGCCGCGCCGGTACTGGCCCAGGCCTGTTTCATCGGCCTGCCCGATACCCTCGCGGCGGACTGTGCGCGCGATATCGGCGACTTCCTGGCGGCCCTGCCGCTCGCCGCGCCCGACGCCCGGATCGCGGCCGGGCACGCGGCCGCCGAACGGCTGGCCGCGCGCTTGCGCGCCCACCTGGACGATCCCGCCGCCGCCCCGGCACTGCGCGAATTGCGGCGCCGGGGAATCGACGCCGGGCTGGAGTCCGCGCTGCTGGCCGCCAACCTGGCGGGGCTGCTGTTCCAATCCTGTGACGCCGGCGCCGGCCTGCTCGGCAACGCGCTGTTGCGGGCCGGCCGCCATGGCGCCGCGGCCGACCTGACGGTCGCGCAGGCCCTGGCGCTGGTCGACGCGACGCTGCGCGAAGATCCGCCCATCCACAACACCCGCCGCTTCCTGGCCGAGGCCATCGACCTCGATGGCCAGTGCCTCGAGGCCGGCGCCACGGTGCTGCTGGTGCTGGCCGCCGCGGCCATGGCGCAACCCGACGCGCACTGGACCTTCGGCGCCCTGGGCCACGCCTGCCCCGGCCGCGACCTGGCGCGACGGCACGCGGCGGGCGCGCTGGTCCACCTGCTGCGGGCCGGCGTCGATGGCCGCGCCCTGGCGGCGCGCGCGCGCTACCGCCCGCTGCCCAATGCCCGGATTCCCCAATTTGATTTCACCGAGGAGCCCACCCCATGA
- a CDS encoding antibiotic biosynthesis monooxygenase family protein, with the protein MIAVIFEVEPTDGNPAPYLHIAAGLIDELKAIDGFISVERFQSLSTPDKLLSLSFWRDEDAVRRWRTLDSHRRAQEAGRGGVFANYRLRVAQVLRDYGMQEREQAPGDSRARHG; encoded by the coding sequence ATGATCGCCGTGATATTCGAAGTCGAACCCACCGACGGCAACCCCGCGCCCTATCTGCACATCGCCGCGGGCCTGATCGACGAACTGAAGGCCATCGACGGCTTCATCTCCGTCGAACGCTTCCAGAGCCTGAGCACGCCGGACAAGCTGCTGTCGCTGTCATTCTGGCGCGACGAGGACGCGGTCCGGCGCTGGCGCACGCTGGACTCGCACCGCCGCGCGCAGGAGGCGGGTCGCGGCGGCGTGTTCGCCAACTACCGCCTGCGCGTCGCCCAGGTGCTGCGCGACTACGGCATGCAGGAGCGCGAGCAGGCGCCGGGCGACAGCCGCGCGCGCCACGGCTGA
- a CDS encoding GntR family transcriptional regulator — protein MPTAAHARPTPLQVDLARLIAQDIVARRYAPGAHLSEEALAAGYEVSRTPVRGALRLLATQGLITHRPNSGYTVAENAALATPAIAGAGPTQNELYRRLIDDRATRALPDQFTERELLQRYPAPRSVLAKTLLQLSADGLIEKRKGHGWQFAPSLENREALNESYRFRMTIECAGLLEPSFKLDRDALARMRAAHETLIQRDDADISATEFFSLNASFHEMLARFSGNRYILQAVQQQNQLRRLEEHAAFYRDARFVNSSNEHLRIIEALEAGDQEWASQLMRRHLKTSQQQS, from the coding sequence ATGCCCACCGCCGCTCACGCCCGCCCCACCCCGCTGCAAGTCGATCTGGCGCGCCTGATTGCGCAGGACATCGTGGCCCGGCGCTATGCGCCCGGCGCCCACCTGTCCGAGGAAGCGCTGGCCGCGGGCTACGAGGTGTCGCGTACGCCGGTGCGAGGCGCCCTGCGGCTGCTGGCGACGCAAGGCCTGATCACGCATCGGCCCAACAGCGGCTACACCGTGGCCGAGAACGCCGCGCTGGCCACGCCCGCCATCGCCGGCGCCGGGCCGACCCAGAACGAACTCTATCGGCGCCTGATCGACGACCGCGCCACGCGCGCGCTGCCCGACCAGTTCACCGAACGCGAACTGCTGCAACGCTATCCCGCGCCGCGCAGCGTGCTGGCCAAGACCCTGCTGCAACTGTCGGCCGACGGCCTGATCGAAAAGCGCAAGGGCCACGGCTGGCAGTTCGCGCCGTCGCTGGAGAACCGCGAGGCGCTCAACGAGAGCTACCGGTTCCGCATGACGATCGAGTGCGCCGGCCTGCTGGAGCCCTCCTTCAAGCTCGACCGCGACGCCCTGGCGCGCATGCGGGCCGCGCATGAAACGCTGATCCAGCGCGACGACGCCGACATCTCCGCCACCGAGTTCTTCAGCCTGAACGCCTCGTTCCATGAAATGCTGGCGCGCTTCTCGGGCAACCGCTACATCCTGCAGGCGGTGCAGCAGCAGAACCAGTTGCGCCGCCTGGAGGAACACGCCGCGTTCTACCGCGACGCGCGCTTCGTCAATTCCAGCAACGAGCACCTGCGGATCATCGAGGCCCTTGAAGCCGGCGACCAGGAATGGGCCTCGCAGCTCATGCGCCGCCACCTGAAGACCTCGCAGCAGCAATCCTGA
- a CDS encoding aspartate aminotransferase family protein, which yields MTSPAPATPINADAFWMPFTANRRYKRDPVLFSAAEGMHYIRPDGRRVLDGIAGLWCVNAGHRRPEIVEAIAHTAYELDYAPSFQMSHPLAFELAEKLCEEAPAGFSNVFFSNSGSEAVDTALKIALGYHRARGEGQRVRLIGRERSYHGVGFGGLSVSGIGGHRKPFGNLLPYVDHLPHTYDRERMAYTRGQPDWGAHLADALERIVALHDASTIAAVIVEPVAGSTGLLVPPRGYLQKLRQICDTHGILLIFDEVICAFGRIDGAFASTHFGVTPDLITSAKGLTNGAIPMGATLVRQHVYDAFMQGPDSAIELAHGYTYSGHPVACAAGLAMLDICRRDGLFQRSRDLWRYWEDAAHGLKGLPHVVDIRNIGLLAAIELAPLAGKPGQRGYAVHQACLERGCLIRSAGDTMLLSPPLIIEPAQIDELFSVLAEALRAAD from the coding sequence ATGACTTCGCCCGCCCCCGCCACGCCGATCAACGCCGATGCCTTCTGGATGCCGTTCACCGCCAACCGGCGCTACAAGCGCGACCCGGTGCTGTTCAGCGCGGCCGAGGGCATGCACTACATCCGCCCGGACGGCCGCCGCGTGCTGGACGGCATCGCGGGCCTGTGGTGCGTCAACGCCGGCCATCGCCGGCCCGAAATCGTCGAGGCCATCGCGCACACCGCCTACGAGCTGGACTACGCGCCATCGTTCCAGATGAGCCATCCACTGGCGTTCGAGCTGGCCGAAAAACTGTGCGAGGAGGCGCCCGCCGGGTTTTCCAATGTGTTTTTTTCCAACTCCGGATCCGAGGCCGTCGATACCGCCCTCAAGATCGCGCTGGGCTATCACCGCGCGCGCGGCGAAGGCCAGCGCGTGCGCCTGATCGGGCGCGAGCGGTCGTATCACGGCGTGGGGTTCGGCGGCTTGTCGGTCTCGGGCATCGGCGGCCATCGCAAGCCGTTCGGCAACCTGCTGCCCTACGTCGACCACCTGCCGCATACCTATGACCGCGAGCGCATGGCCTACACCCGCGGCCAACCCGACTGGGGCGCGCACCTGGCCGACGCGCTCGAACGCATCGTCGCGCTGCACGACGCCTCCACCATCGCCGCCGTCATCGTCGAACCGGTGGCCGGCTCGACCGGTCTGCTGGTGCCGCCGCGCGGCTATCTGCAGAAGCTGCGGCAGATCTGCGACACGCACGGCATCCTGCTGATCTTCGACGAGGTGATCTGCGCCTTCGGCCGCATCGACGGCGCCTTCGCTTCGACGCATTTCGGCGTCACGCCCGACCTCATCACCAGCGCCAAGGGGCTGACCAACGGCGCCATTCCGATGGGCGCGACGCTGGTGCGCCAGCATGTCTACGACGCCTTCATGCAAGGCCCGGACAGCGCCATCGAGCTGGCCCACGGCTACACCTACTCGGGCCACCCGGTGGCCTGCGCGGCCGGGCTGGCGATGCTGGACATCTGCCGCCGCGACGGCCTGTTCCAGCGCAGCCGCGACCTGTGGCGCTATTGGGAAGACGCGGCCCACGGCCTGAAGGGCCTGCCGCACGTGGTGGACATCCGCAACATCGGCCTGCTGGCCGCGATCGAACTGGCGCCGCTCGCGGGCAAGCCGGGGCAGCGCGGCTATGCCGTGCACCAGGCCTGCCTGGAACGCGGCTGCCTGATCCGCTCGGCGGGCGACACCATGCTGCTGTCGCCCCCGCTCATCATCGAGCCCGCGCAGATCGACGAGCTGTTCTCCGTGCTGGCAGAGGCGCTGCGCGCCGCGGACTGA
- the ltaE gene encoding low-specificity L-threonine aldolase produces the protein MIDLRSDTVTRPSPAMLQAMVSAPLGDDVMGDDPTVIQLQQVLAERAGKAAGLFFPSGTQSNLAGLMAHCERGDEYLVGQQAHTYKYEGGGAAVLASIQPQPIEHAEDGSLPLEKLAAALKPEGDPHFARTRLLALENTFHGKLIPADYVRAATDWARGHGLATHLDGARVFNAAVASGKPLAEMCQPFDSVSICFSKGLGAPVGSVLVGSAELIARARRWRKVLGGGLRQSGVLAAACLYALEHNVERLAEDHANARLLADGLRGIAGVRVLSQDTNMVFVEFEPARCDALTAALAADGILMRAVYGGPTRLVTHLDVSSADVRRVVEAVARHLG, from the coding sequence ATGATCGATTTGCGCAGTGATACCGTCACCCGGCCGTCCCCGGCCATGTTGCAGGCCATGGTCAGCGCGCCGCTGGGCGATGACGTGATGGGCGACGACCCCACCGTCATCCAGTTGCAGCAGGTGCTCGCCGAGCGCGCGGGCAAGGCCGCGGGCCTGTTCTTCCCGTCGGGCACGCAGAGCAACCTGGCCGGCCTGATGGCCCATTGCGAGCGTGGTGACGAGTACCTGGTGGGCCAGCAGGCCCACACCTACAAGTACGAGGGCGGCGGCGCGGCGGTGCTGGCCAGCATCCAGCCCCAACCCATCGAACACGCCGAGGATGGCTCGCTGCCGCTGGAAAAGCTGGCGGCCGCGCTCAAGCCCGAAGGCGATCCGCACTTCGCCCGCACTCGGCTGCTGGCGCTGGAGAACACCTTCCACGGCAAGCTGATCCCGGCGGACTATGTGCGCGCCGCGACCGACTGGGCCCGCGGCCATGGCCTGGCCACGCACCTGGACGGCGCGCGCGTGTTCAACGCCGCCGTCGCCAGCGGCAAGCCGCTGGCCGAGATGTGCCAGCCGTTCGATTCCGTGTCGATCTGCTTTTCCAAGGGCCTGGGCGCGCCGGTCGGTTCGGTGCTGGTGGGCAGCGCCGAGCTGATCGCCCGCGCGCGCCGCTGGCGCAAGGTGCTGGGCGGCGGCCTGCGCCAGTCGGGCGTGCTGGCCGCGGCCTGCCTGTATGCGCTGGAGCACAACGTCGAGCGCCTGGCCGAAGACCACGCCAACGCGCGCCTGCTGGCCGACGGGCTGCGCGGCATCGCGGGGGTGCGGGTGCTGAGCCAGGACACCAACATGGTGTTCGTGGAATTCGAGCCGGCGCGTTGCGATGCGCTGACCGCCGCGCTGGCGGCCGACGGCATCCTGATGCGCGCGGTCTACGGTGGTCCGACGCGCCTGGTGACGCACCTGGACGTGTCGAGCGCCGACGTGCGCCGGGTGGTCGAGGCCGTCGCTCGCCACCTGGGGTGA
- a CDS encoding DMT family transporter, translating to MSRSSFDRAGLALMFSTILVWAGSWIAMKLIVPYIGPFDFVALRYVTGALVLFALAAATRRPLALPSWKLTLLIGLTQTAGFQGFVQTALVSGGVGKVSLMAYTMPFWVVLFAWGLLGERPTARHGIGIGLAAIGLVLFIEPWHGVGEMRPVLLGLGSGLCWGVGTVLSKRMFERHAPDVMTFTAWQMLFGGLVMTPVALLVPQIAPQWGWQLWTGMTYIVLIATAAGWLLWLQVVRRVPASIAGLSSLGVPVVAMLMAWAVLSERPSPVELGGMALILGGIFVVSRAAPAARAG from the coding sequence GTGAGCCGCAGCAGTTTCGATCGCGCAGGGCTTGCCCTGATGTTCAGCACCATCCTCGTGTGGGCGGGCAGCTGGATCGCGATGAAGCTGATCGTGCCCTACATCGGCCCCTTCGATTTCGTGGCGCTGCGCTACGTGACCGGCGCGCTGGTGCTGTTCGCGCTGGCGGCCGCGACCCGGCGGCCGCTGGCCCTGCCGTCCTGGAAGCTGACCCTGCTGATCGGCCTGACCCAGACCGCGGGTTTTCAGGGCTTCGTGCAGACGGCGCTGGTGTCGGGCGGCGTCGGCAAGGTGTCATTGATGGCCTACACCATGCCGTTCTGGGTGGTGCTGTTCGCCTGGGGCCTGCTGGGCGAGCGGCCGACGGCCCGTCATGGCATCGGCATCGGCCTGGCCGCGATCGGCCTTGTGCTGTTCATCGAGCCCTGGCATGGCGTGGGCGAAATGCGGCCGGTGCTGCTGGGGCTGGGCAGCGGCCTGTGCTGGGGCGTGGGCACGGTACTGTCCAAGCGCATGTTCGAGCGCCATGCGCCCGACGTGATGACGTTCACCGCCTGGCAGATGCTGTTCGGCGGGCTGGTGATGACGCCGGTGGCCTTGCTGGTGCCGCAGATCGCGCCGCAATGGGGCTGGCAGCTGTGGACCGGCATGACCTATATCGTGCTGATCGCCACCGCCGCCGGCTGGCTGCTGTGGCTGCAGGTGGTGCGACGCGTGCCGGCCTCCATCGCGGGCCTGTCCAGCCTGGGCGTGCCGGTGGTGGCGATGCTGATGGCCTGGGCGGTGCTGTCCGAACGTCCGTCGCCGGTCGAGCTGGGCGGCATGGCCCTGATCCTCGGCGGTATTTTTGTCGTGAGCCGCGCGGCGCCCGCCGCGCGCGCGGGCTGA
- the acs gene encoding acetate--CoA ligase gives MSNAIESVLVETRVFPPPERAAQGAAIPSMDAYNALCAQVEKDFDGFWAGQARDNLQWTKPFTEVLDESNAPFYRWFGDGELNVSANCLDVHLTNGNADKTAIIFETDDGKVDKVTYRELLARVCRFANGIAKLGYKKGDRAIIYMPMSIEAVVAMQACARLGVTHSVVFGGFSAKSLQERIVDVGASLVITADEQVRGGKTIPLKPAVEEAIAMGGCEAIKHVIVYRRTGGKVAWNEGRDLWMHDVEAGQADTCEPVPVNAEHPLFILYTSGSTGKPKGVQHSSAGYLLWALLTVKWTFDARKDDVYWCTADVGWVTGHTYITYGPLAAGLTQVVFEGVPTFPNAGRFWDMIARHKVTTFYTAPTAIRSLIKAAEAAPETHPSKYDLDSLRIIGTVGEPINPEAWIWYHKNIGRERCPIVDTWWQTETGGHMITPLPGATPTKPGSCTLPLPGIAAAIVDETGGDVDQGNGGFLVIKRPWPAMIRNIWGDPERFKKSYFPPELRGYYLAGDGAQRDADGYFWIMGRIDDVLNVSGHRLGTMEVESALVAHELVAEAAVVGRPDDTTGEAVVAFVVLKSARPEGAEAQAIAKTLRDWVAKEIGPIAKPKDIRFGDNLPKTRSGKIMRRLLRVVAKGEEVTQDVSTLENPAILEQLSKPL, from the coding sequence ATGTCGAATGCTATTGAGTCCGTACTGGTGGAAACCCGGGTCTTCCCGCCGCCCGAGCGCGCGGCGCAGGGGGCCGCGATTCCCAGCATGGACGCGTACAACGCGCTGTGCGCGCAGGTCGAGAAGGATTTCGACGGCTTCTGGGCCGGCCAGGCCCGCGACAACCTGCAGTGGACCAAGCCGTTCACCGAGGTGCTGGATGAATCCAACGCGCCGTTCTACCGCTGGTTCGGCGACGGCGAACTGAACGTCTCGGCCAACTGCCTGGACGTGCACCTGACCAACGGCAATGCCGACAAGACCGCCATCATCTTCGAAACCGATGACGGCAAGGTCGACAAGGTCACCTACCGCGAACTGCTGGCGCGCGTGTGCCGCTTCGCCAACGGCATCGCCAAGCTGGGCTACAAGAAGGGCGACCGCGCCATCATCTACATGCCCATGTCGATCGAAGCCGTGGTGGCCATGCAGGCCTGCGCGCGCCTGGGCGTGACGCACTCGGTGGTGTTCGGCGGCTTCTCGGCCAAGAGCCTGCAGGAGCGTATCGTCGACGTCGGCGCCTCGCTGGTCATCACCGCCGACGAGCAGGTGCGCGGCGGCAAGACCATCCCGCTCAAGCCGGCGGTGGAAGAAGCCATCGCCATGGGCGGCTGCGAAGCCATCAAGCACGTCATCGTCTATCGCCGCACCGGCGGCAAGGTCGCCTGGAACGAAGGCCGCGACCTCTGGATGCACGACGTCGAGGCCGGCCAGGCCGACACCTGCGAACCGGTGCCGGTCAACGCCGAGCATCCGCTGTTCATCCTGTACACCTCGGGTTCCACCGGCAAGCCCAAGGGCGTGCAGCACTCGTCCGCCGGCTACCTGCTGTGGGCGCTGCTGACGGTCAAGTGGACCTTCGACGCGCGCAAGGACGACGTCTACTGGTGCACGGCCGACGTGGGCTGGGTCACCGGCCACACCTACATCACCTACGGCCCGCTGGCCGCCGGCCTGACGCAGGTGGTGTTCGAGGGCGTGCCGACGTTCCCCAACGCCGGCCGCTTCTGGGACATGATCGCGCGCCACAAGGTCACCACTTTCTACACCGCGCCGACCGCGATCCGCTCGCTGATCAAGGCCGCCGAAGCGGCGCCCGAGACCCATCCGTCCAAGTACGACCTGGACAGCCTGCGCATCATTGGCACGGTGGGCGAGCCCATCAACCCCGAGGCCTGGATCTGGTACCACAAGAACATCGGCCGCGAGCGCTGCCCGATCGTCGACACCTGGTGGCAGACCGAGACCGGCGGCCACATGATCACGCCGCTGCCGGGCGCCACGCCGACCAAGCCGGGTTCGTGCACGCTGCCGCTGCCGGGCATCGCCGCCGCCATCGTCGATGAGACCGGCGGCGACGTCGACCAGGGCAATGGCGGTTTCCTGGTGATCAAGCGTCCGTGGCCGGCGATGATCCGCAACATCTGGGGCGATCCGGAACGCTTCAAGAAGAGCTACTTTCCGCCGGAACTGCGCGGTTATTACCTGGCCGGCGACGGCGCGCAGCGCGACGCGGATGGCTACTTCTGGATCATGGGCCGCATCGACGACGTGCTCAACGTGTCGGGCCACCGCCTGGGCACGATGGAAGTGGAATCGGCGCTGGTCGCGCACGAGCTGGTGGCCGAGGCCGCCGTGGTCGGCCGTCCCGACGACACCACCGGCGAGGCCGTGGTGGCCTTCGTGGTGCTCAAGAGCGCCCGTCCCGAAGGCGCCGAGGCGCAGGCCATCGCCAAGACGCTGCGCGACTGGGTCGCCAAGGAAATCGGCCCGATCGCCAAGCCCAAGGACATCCGCTTCGGCGACAACCTGCCCAAGACCCGTTCCGGCAAGATCATGCGCCGCCTGCTGCGCGTGGTGGCCAAGGGCGAGGAAGTGACGCAGGACGTGTCGACGCTGGAAAACCCCGCGATCCTGGAACAGCTGTCCAAGCCGTTGTAA
- a CDS encoding MFS transporter — MSQETPRPAPEGAAAPAGGEADRSPLNPGVAKREVWAWAMYDFANSGYTTVILTAVFSTYFVGVVGGRAPWATLAWTAALSLSYLLIMLTMPTLGARADARAGKRRLLYASTIGCVAATLVLTQAGPGDVWLALAAIVVSNYCYCVGESVVAAFLPELAKPSALGRVSGWGWSFGYCGGMLTLGLSLVVVKLAEADGLDAEHFVPRVILVTCAVFALAALPSFFLLRERARPSGKAQETLAMLKRLAYAWRETGQHFPEFRRLLMCIACYQAGISVVITLAAVYASEVMGFTTPQIMLLVFTVNIGAAAGAFSFGYVQDRIGHKPALAITLCGWILMVLVAYAAVTAPVFWVAATLAGLCMGTTQSAGRAMTGALAPAGRLAEFFSLWTFAVQLAAVIGPLTYGLVTWVTHGNHRLAILVTGLFFVGGLILLSRVDMARGLARRTA, encoded by the coding sequence GTGAGCCAGGAAACGCCGCGGCCGGCGCCCGAAGGCGCCGCCGCGCCCGCCGGCGGGGAGGCGGACAGGAGTCCGCTGAACCCCGGCGTGGCCAAACGCGAAGTCTGGGCCTGGGCCATGTACGACTTCGCCAATTCCGGCTACACCACCGTGATCCTCACGGCGGTGTTCAGCACCTATTTCGTCGGCGTGGTCGGCGGCCGCGCGCCGTGGGCCACGCTGGCCTGGACCGCGGCGCTGTCGCTGTCCTATCTGCTCATCATGCTGACGATGCCCACGCTGGGCGCGCGCGCCGACGCCCGCGCCGGCAAGCGGCGCTTGCTCTACGCCAGCACCATCGGCTGCGTGGCCGCCACCCTGGTCCTGACCCAGGCCGGGCCGGGCGACGTCTGGCTGGCGCTGGCCGCCATCGTCGTGTCCAACTATTGCTATTGCGTCGGTGAATCCGTGGTGGCGGCGTTCCTGCCCGAGCTGGCCAAGCCGTCGGCGCTGGGCCGGGTGTCGGGCTGGGGCTGGAGCTTCGGTTATTGCGGCGGCATGCTGACGCTGGGCCTGTCGCTGGTGGTGGTGAAGCTGGCCGAGGCCGACGGACTCGACGCCGAGCATTTCGTGCCGCGCGTCATCCTGGTGACCTGCGCGGTGTTCGCGCTGGCGGCGCTGCCGTCGTTCTTCCTGTTGCGCGAGCGTGCCCGGCCTTCCGGCAAGGCGCAGGAGACGCTGGCCATGCTCAAGCGGCTGGCCTACGCCTGGCGCGAGACCGGCCAGCATTTTCCCGAGTTCCGCCGGCTGCTGATGTGCATCGCCTGCTATCAGGCGGGCATCTCGGTCGTGATCACGCTGGCGGCGGTGTATGCCTCCGAGGTCATGGGCTTCACCACGCCGCAGATCATGCTGCTGGTGTTCACCGTGAACATCGGCGCGGCGGCGGGCGCGTTCTCGTTCGGCTACGTGCAGGACCGCATCGGCCACAAGCCGGCGCTGGCGATCACGCTGTGCGGCTGGATCCTGATGGTGCTGGTCGCCTACGCGGCCGTGACCGCGCCGGTGTTCTGGGTGGCCGCGACGCTGGCCGGACTGTGCATGGGCACGACCCAGAGCGCGGGCCGCGCCATGACCGGCGCGCTGGCGCCGGCAGGCCGCCTGGCGGAATTCTTCTCGCTCTGGACCTTCGCGGTGCAACTGGCGGCGGTCATCGGCCCGCTGACCTACGGCCTGGTGACCTGGGTCACGCATGGCAACCATCGCCTGGCGATCCTGGTGACCGGGCTGTTCTTCGTCGGCGGCCTTATCCTGCTGTCGCGCGTGGACATGGCGCGCGGCCTGGCGCGCCGCACGGCGTAA
- a CDS encoding heme-binding protein — protein MNTKPVLNAEDVKKILAAAEAHALQNKWAVTIAVSDDGGHLLGMLRLDDAAPISSHIAPAKAKTAALGRRESRVYEEIINNGRYSFLSAPLIEGMLEGGVPITVNGQVVGAVGVSGVKSTEDAQIAQAGIAALGL, from the coding sequence ATGAACACCAAACCCGTGCTGAACGCCGAAGACGTCAAGAAAATCCTGGCCGCGGCCGAAGCACACGCCCTGCAGAACAAGTGGGCCGTGACCATCGCCGTGTCGGACGATGGTGGCCACCTGCTGGGCATGCTGCGCCTGGACGACGCCGCGCCCATTTCCTCGCACATCGCGCCGGCCAAGGCCAAGACCGCGGCCCTGGGCCGCCGTGAATCGCGCGTCTACGAGGAAATCATCAACAACGGCCGCTACTCCTTCCTGTCGGCGCCGCTGATCGAAGGCATGCTGGAAGGCGGCGTGCCGATCACGGTCAACGGCCAGGTGGTCGGCGCGGTCGGCGTGTCGGGCGTGAAGTCCACCGAGGACGCCCAGATCGCCCAGGCTGGCATCGCCGCGCTGGGCCTGTGA